From a single Fuerstiella sp. genomic region:
- a CDS encoding DUF1501 domain-containing protein, translating to MIRHLMCGVVMSSLCHRFRSSSSAETSVIPSRRGFLQSGVLPGLGTSLANLLSRPASATTGSPAPRAKSVIMVWLQGGVSHHDTFDMKPNAPVEIRGPFQPISTTLPGTHVCSLLPGIAQRMDRLAVLRSVTHRENAHERGTRQMLTFRQPVSPVRKPTDHPDLASVVVHELGPRAKIPPYVVLEYRGTFTSREGLYATGFLPQGDGPYYSYDWDSLMPNQVPSKRLEQRTSLRTRFNGLSSTSGRLTQLDEFRLYDRYTDEAVDLIRSNVAADAFDIDKEPQSVRDRYNAKDKASACFLIARRLIEAGVRVVTIGQSGWDHHGNIFPALTSRLPKTESAFCALLDDLEQRGLLDETLVLWMTEFGRTPQINPAVGRDHWPQVFSVALAGGGVRSGQVIGASDQIGGEVLTRPISPPEIAATLYQLLGISHQAAYVGPDRRPLLYVANDARPIAELL from the coding sequence ATGATCCGTCATCTGATGTGTGGTGTTGTCATGAGCAGTCTTTGTCATCGATTCCGATCTTCCAGCTCAGCAGAAACATCCGTTATACCGTCGCGTCGCGGCTTCCTGCAGTCCGGCGTACTTCCTGGTCTGGGGACCAGTCTCGCGAATCTGCTGAGTCGTCCGGCATCAGCCACCACCGGTTCTCCGGCACCCAGAGCAAAATCGGTCATCATGGTCTGGCTGCAGGGCGGTGTGTCACACCACGACACATTTGATATGAAACCGAATGCACCGGTAGAAATTCGCGGACCGTTTCAACCGATTTCGACCACTCTGCCCGGCACTCATGTTTGCTCACTCCTGCCTGGTATCGCGCAGCGGATGGACCGTCTGGCGGTTCTGCGATCAGTGACTCATCGAGAAAACGCACACGAACGCGGTACGCGTCAGATGCTGACGTTTCGCCAGCCTGTCTCTCCGGTTCGCAAGCCGACAGATCATCCCGACCTTGCCTCTGTCGTGGTTCACGAACTCGGACCACGTGCGAAAATTCCTCCCTACGTTGTGCTTGAATATCGCGGGACCTTTACGAGTCGGGAAGGACTGTATGCGACCGGTTTTCTCCCGCAAGGTGACGGGCCATATTACAGCTATGACTGGGATTCTTTGATGCCGAATCAGGTGCCGTCGAAACGCCTGGAGCAGCGTACGTCTCTACGAACGCGGTTTAACGGCCTCTCGTCCACCAGTGGGCGTCTCACACAACTTGATGAGTTCAGGCTGTATGATCGCTATACAGACGAGGCTGTCGATCTGATTCGTTCGAACGTAGCCGCTGATGCGTTTGACATCGACAAGGAGCCGCAAAGTGTGCGCGACCGGTACAACGCAAAAGACAAAGCTTCGGCCTGTTTTCTTATTGCCCGTCGGTTGATCGAAGCCGGCGTTCGCGTCGTCACCATCGGTCAGTCAGGCTGGGACCACCATGGAAATATTTTCCCGGCACTCACCAGTCGTCTGCCAAAAACAGAAAGTGCATTCTGCGCCCTGCTCGATGATCTTGAGCAACGTGGTCTGCTCGACGAAACTCTGGTGCTCTGGATGACCGAATTCGGCCGTACACCACAAATTAATCCCGCCGTCGGTCGAGATCACTGGCCACAGGTCTTCAGTGTCGCCCTGGCAGGTGGTGGTGTTCGAAGCGGGCAGGTCATCGGAGCTTCCGACCAAATCGGAGGTGAGGTACTGACGCGACCCATTTCGCCACCCGAAATTGCGGCAACCCTTTATCAGTTGCTGGGCATTTCACATCAGGCAGCATATGTCGGGCCCGACCGTCGTCCCCTGCTTTATGTTGCAAACGACGCACGACCAATCGCCGAACTGCTCTGA